The DNA sequence ACAATCAGATTGAACAGAATGTTCAAACTCAGAGCCATAATAAGAAGCGAATGGAAAAAAGAGGGATTCCTGAGCGCTAAAGTAAAACATGATATTATCAACGTCAGATAAATTATAATCAATGTAACAGCTCCAAAGAAACCGAATTCTTCACCAATAACAGAAAAAATATAATCCGTTTTTGCGAAAGGGAGATAAAACAATTTTGCCCGATCATCAATCGTTCCTTTGCCGGTATATTTTCCTTGTGAAAGAGCAATAAGTGCCTGTCTCGGTTGATAAAAACGCTCTTCTATTTCCGGACTAATATCTTTGCCGGAAATAAAGTGAATAAATGATAAAAGGCGTTCCTTGCGATAGGTAGCCCCCAAAATAAAAATAGAACCAAGCAAAATCACGGCAATCAATCCAATTATCAAAATCGTTTTTATGCTAATATTTGCCAAAAATAACACTACAAAAAAAATCAAGAATAAAATAGCAGATGTGCTTAGATCCGGTTCAATAAAAATTAATAAAATGTATGCAAAAGTAATCACTAAAACAGGGAAATAATTTTGGATAAATCTAGTAGGAGTAGAATCGGCGACTTGATCTTCGTTCTTAACAAAATAATGGACGAGGTAGAAAATCAGAATTACCCTTGCGACTGTGCTAGCTTGGAGATTCAAAACGATTAGATCGATCCACCTTTTGGAATAATTACTTTCAATTCCTACCCCAGGCACAAAGACAGCTGCAAGGAGGAATAATCCCAAGATTACAAATGGAAACGCAAGGGGGCGTACTTTTTGTAAATTGATTTTTTTGTAGAAAATCCAAAAAAATGGGGCAGCAATCGCTATCCACATGCATTGCTTCAGAAAATAAGTTATTTTGAATTGGAAAGCAGTTATGTTTCCCAAAATCATCAAACTTATTAGCAGCAAAATGCAGCTGGTGTAGATGACAAGATTTTCCAATTTTTCAGTTTGAATTTTCATAATATCATTCTAAATCATTCACAATTTTCTTAAATATTTTTCCACGATGTTCAAAATTTTTGAACATGTCATAGCTGGCACAGCCCGGGGATAGAATCACTACATCACCTTGTTTTGCCAAACTTTTCCCCTTTTCAACCGCATCTCTCAAATCTTCAACGCCAAACACTTTGGTAACATCGCCAAAAGTGGTTTCCAATTTTTCCTTTGTTTCTCCGAGCACTATCAGATTTTGCACTTTTTCCTTGATTAGAGATTTTAGTCCGGAAAAGTCTTCATTTTTGTCAGAGCCTCCCATAATCAAATTTATGGGATTTATAAAAGCATCTAAGGCACATCGAACCGAATCGCTGTTCGTTGCTTTCGAATCATTTACATAAATTACATCGTTGATAATTTTCACAATCTCAAGC is a window from the Candidatus Cloacimonadota bacterium genome containing:
- a CDS encoding FtsW/RodA/SpoVE family cell cycle protein; the encoded protein is MKIQTEKLENLVIYTSCILLLISLMILGNITAFQFKITYFLKQCMWIAIAAPFFWIFYKKINLQKVRPLAFPFVILGLFLLAAVFVPGVGIESNYSKRWIDLIVLNLQASTVARVILIFYLVHYFVKNEDQVADSTPTRFIQNYFPVLVITFAYILLIFIEPDLSTSAILFLIFFVVLFLANISIKTILIIGLIAVILLGSIFILGATYRKERLLSFIHFISGKDISPEIEERFYQPRQALIALSQGKYTGKGTIDDRAKLFYLPFAKTDYIFSVIGEEFGFFGAVTLIIIYLTLIISCFTLALRNPSFFHSLLIMALSLNILFNLIVNISVVTSLIPSTGVSLPFISYGGSATIMDVISIGIILNASKNGRKNFTKTRFQYA